The Pedobacter roseus genome contains a region encoding:
- a CDS encoding glycoside hydrolase family 97 protein, giving the protein MRKHLSLSILLLFFTIKLFSAPIELLSPDKRIKISVNIKDRIAYAITFNGEPFLADSYLQLNLDQAKLGFNAKLIKKTLSTVNTTSNPVIPLKNSTVVNHYNLLKLDFKGDFSVEFRAYNDGIAYRFITNKKDSITVNSEDVKLNFNDNVKAAYLETGSFKTSYEILYRQDELGKVNKDKMSVLPILFSTGKYKALLSEADLYDYPCLFVKAVSDKSVDAVFPKLPLSFGEDGDRSKKILKEANYIAKTTGKRSFPWRFLVITDKDTQLAANQMVYKLSTPNQLQDTKWIKPGQVTWEWWHNAYVYGVDFKSGYNQDTYKYYIDFASKFGIPYIIMDEGWAKTTLNPFEPNPTINLQELIAYGKQKNVKIVLWFTWLAVENNFNIFETLEKWGIAGVKIDFMDRSDQWMVNYYTRVAKEAAKHHILVDFHGAFKPAGLEVAYPNVLSYEGVIGMEQNIGGGLATPNNNLFLPFLRNAVGPMDYTPGAMRSAHKQDYKPSWVNTMSIGTRAHQLAMYIVFESGLQMLADNPFNYLREPETTSFITSVPVTWDETKILEASVGEYIVTAKRKGEKWFIGAMGNDQKHDLKIETSFLKPNTNYQITLIKDGINADFQAMDFKRIVKPVKAGETIDINMVKDGGFVAVIELVK; this is encoded by the coding sequence ATGAGAAAACACTTATCTCTATCTATTTTATTGCTGTTTTTTACAATAAAACTATTTAGCGCACCTATTGAACTCTTATCGCCCGATAAGCGCATTAAAATATCTGTAAATATTAAAGATAGGATCGCTTATGCCATTACTTTTAATGGCGAACCCTTTTTGGCCGATTCATATTTGCAATTAAATCTCGATCAGGCTAAACTCGGTTTCAATGCAAAACTCATCAAAAAGACACTTTCTACTGTAAATACTACTTCTAACCCGGTAATTCCACTTAAAAATAGTACAGTGGTAAACCATTATAACCTGTTAAAACTCGATTTTAAAGGCGATTTCAGTGTCGAATTCAGGGCTTATAACGATGGAATTGCTTATCGTTTCATTACCAATAAAAAAGATTCGATCACAGTAAACAGTGAAGATGTGAAACTCAACTTTAACGATAACGTTAAAGCCGCATATCTGGAAACGGGTAGTTTTAAAACTTCTTACGAAATTCTATATCGTCAGGATGAACTGGGAAAGGTAAATAAGGATAAAATGAGTGTACTGCCAATTTTATTCAGTACGGGTAAGTATAAAGCGCTATTATCAGAAGCTGATCTTTATGATTATCCCTGTTTGTTTGTAAAAGCAGTAAGTGATAAAAGTGTCGATGCTGTTTTTCCGAAATTGCCTTTGTCTTTTGGTGAAGATGGTGATAGAAGCAAGAAAATTTTAAAAGAAGCCAATTATATTGCCAAAACAACCGGGAAAAGATCCTTCCCATGGCGATTTTTGGTTATTACCGATAAGGACACCCAATTGGCGGCTAACCAGATGGTGTATAAATTAAGTACGCCCAACCAGTTGCAGGATACCAAATGGATTAAACCTGGTCAGGTAACCTGGGAGTGGTGGCACAACGCTTATGTTTATGGGGTCGATTTTAAATCGGGTTACAACCAGGATACCTATAAATATTACATCGATTTCGCATCCAAATTCGGGATTCCTTACATCATCATGGACGAAGGTTGGGCGAAAACAACGCTTAATCCTTTTGAACCAAACCCCACCATCAACCTGCAGGAACTGATTGCTTATGGTAAACAGAAAAATGTAAAAATCGTACTTTGGTTTACCTGGCTGGCAGTAGAAAATAACTTCAATATTTTCGAAACGCTTGAAAAGTGGGGCATTGCAGGGGTAAAAATCGATTTTATGGATAGAAGCGACCAGTGGATGGTAAACTATTATACCCGAGTAGCCAAAGAAGCGGCCAAACACCATATTTTAGTAGATTTTCATGGCGCATTTAAACCTGCTGGTTTAGAGGTGGCCTATCCAAACGTGCTTTCTTATGAAGGGGTTATTGGAATGGAGCAAAACATTGGAGGTGGCCTGGCTACACCCAACAATAACTTATTTCTGCCTTTTCTGCGTAATGCTGTTGGTCCGATGGATTATACTCCCGGAGCCATGCGTTCGGCACATAAACAGGATTACAAACCGAGCTGGGTAAATACCATGAGCATTGGCACCAGGGCACACCAATTGGCCATGTATATTGTTTTCGAAAGTGGTTTGCAAATGCTAGCCGATAATCCTTTTAATTATTTACGCGAACCGGAAACCACTTCTTTTATTACCAGTGTTCCGGTAACCTGGGATGAAACCAAAATTTTGGAGGCAAGCGTGGGCGAATATATCGTTACTGCCAAACGCAAAGGCGAGAAATGGTTTATTGGCGCAATGGGCAATGATCAAAAGCATGACCTAAAAATTGAAACCAGTTTCTTAAAGCCAAATACAAACTACCAGATTACGCTAATCAAAGATGGGATCAATGCCGATTTTCAGGCTATGGACTTTAAACGTATAGTAAAGCCGGTTAAAGCAGGCGAAACAATTGATATCAATATGGTAAAAGATGGCGGATTTGTAGCGGTGATCGAGTTAGTTAAATAG
- a CDS encoding DUF4142 domain-containing protein, protein MKNHLYTIKTAAVGIVISVISFSDPAQANLPHHITINQQDSLTTAGFLQQASVLGTKALLTGKLAFDKATDKKIKSFGQMMVVSHTKASEELRTLAKLKKVDLPMSLPEGGQRPDGRVDSSPENLRDTSRTKNAAGEAGNTGQSKKTGYGEADVTNTTEKLKGLNGTAFDQAYIEMTVADHQNAIALFEKASQSTDNVIKAYANKYLPELKKHLKQANALTGK, encoded by the coding sequence ATGAAAAATCATCTTTATACCATTAAAACAGCGGCAGTTGGAATTGTCATTTCAGTTATCTCGTTTAGTGATCCTGCTCAGGCCAATTTACCGCATCACATTACCATCAATCAACAAGATAGTTTAACAACAGCAGGTTTTTTGCAGCAGGCTTCTGTTTTAGGGACGAAAGCGTTATTAACCGGGAAACTGGCCTTCGATAAAGCCACAGATAAAAAAATCAAATCATTTGGTCAGATGATGGTTGTTTCTCATACCAAAGCCAGTGAAGAACTCAGGACGCTGGCGAAACTTAAAAAAGTTGATCTGCCAATGAGTTTGCCTGAAGGAGGACAACGGCCTGATGGGAGGGTGGATTCATCTCCCGAAAACCTGAGGGATACTTCACGCACTAAAAATGCAGCAGGCGAAGCAGGCAATACAGGGCAATCGAAAAAAACAGGGTACGGCGAAGCCGATGTAACCAATACAACAGAAAAACTTAAGGGCTTAAACGGAACTGCTTTTGATCAAGCCTATATAGAAATGACGGTTGCTGATCATCAAAACGCAATTGCATTGTTCGAAAAAGCTTCCCAATCTACCGACAATGTCATAAAAGCATACGCTAATAAATATTTGCCGGAACTGAAAAAACACCTGAAACAGGCTAATGCTTTAACCGGAAAATAA
- a CDS encoding ion transporter: MASDQPKDWRFKLHEVIYESNTPAGKAFDVGLLIAIFSSIIVVMLDSVVSIHLKYGKLFNITEWIFAALFTIEYILRLVSIRKPIRYVLSPLGIIDLIALLPSYLSIFFIGAQSLLVFRALRLLRVFRIFKLGHFLTEINFLTQALKNSVRKISIFLLTVLTITVILGSIMYLVEKRENGFSNIPESIYWAIVTITTVGYGDISPITPLGKFVASVVMLIGYAIIAVPTGIITHDIAVASRQKKEMPESCPSCSREGHDSDALFCKYCGSSLFK; this comes from the coding sequence ATGGCATCAGATCAACCAAAAGATTGGCGTTTTAAACTGCACGAGGTAATTTACGAATCGAATACCCCAGCGGGCAAAGCCTTTGATGTTGGTTTATTGATCGCCATTTTTTCCAGTATTATTGTCGTAATGCTCGATAGTGTGGTAAGCATCCACTTAAAATATGGGAAACTGTTCAACATCACCGAATGGATTTTTGCAGCACTCTTCACCATCGAGTATATTTTAAGGTTGGTCAGTATCCGCAAACCGATCAGGTATGTATTAAGTCCGTTAGGCATTATTGATCTCATTGCATTACTGCCCTCATATTTAAGTATATTTTTTATCGGCGCACAGTCGTTGCTTGTTTTCAGGGCCTTAAGGTTGCTCCGTGTCTTCAGGATCTTTAAACTTGGTCACTTTTTAACCGAAATCAATTTTTTAACCCAGGCCTTAAAAAACAGTGTACGCAAGATCAGTATATTCCTGCTTACCGTTTTAACTATTACCGTGATTCTGGGCTCGATTATGTATCTGGTAGAAAAGCGTGAAAATGGGTTTTCCAATATTCCGGAAAGCATTTATTGGGCCATTGTAACCATCACTACAGTAGGTTATGGTGATATTTCGCCCATTACACCGCTTGGCAAATTTGTGGCTTCTGTGGTCATGTTGATTGGTTATGCCATTATAGCGGTACCTACCGGAATTATTACCCACGATATCGCCGTTGCTTCCCGGCAGAAAAAAGAAATGCCGGAATCGTGCCCGAGCTGTAGCAGGGAAGGACATGATAGCGACGCCCTGTTCTGTAAATATTGCGGATCATCACTATTTAAATAA
- a CDS encoding SDR family oxidoreductase, whose amino-acid sequence MNTQKTPAKQNKQPGIEARMDPKPEVIKADYKGAGKLNEKVALITGGDSGIGRSVAVHFAREGADVAIVYLDEDIDAKETQKMVEAEGKKCLLIKGDVKKPAFCKKAVESTVKKFGKINILVNNAGMQVPQKDPKKIDDKQLEDTFRTNIFGYFYFANEVLEHFHTGDSIINTTSVTAYRSSPNLIDYSSTKGAITSFTRSLATNLAKTGIRVNAVAPGPVWTPLIVSTFDQEKIKSFGSETAMERAGQPSELGPAYVFLASDDASFITGQVIHVNGGEVVNG is encoded by the coding sequence ATGAACACTCAAAAAACGCCGGCTAAACAAAATAAACAACCGGGTATTGAAGCCAGGATGGATCCTAAGCCCGAAGTGATCAAAGCTGATTATAAAGGAGCCGGAAAGCTTAACGAAAAAGTGGCACTAATTACAGGCGGCGACAGTGGGATCGGTCGTTCGGTGGCGGTGCATTTTGCCCGGGAAGGTGCCGATGTGGCCATTGTTTACCTGGATGAAGATATCGATGCAAAGGAAACGCAAAAAATGGTTGAAGCTGAAGGTAAAAAGTGTTTATTGATTAAAGGTGATGTTAAAAAGCCTGCTTTTTGCAAAAAAGCGGTAGAATCGACGGTTAAAAAATTTGGCAAGATCAATATTCTGGTGAATAATGCCGGTATGCAGGTACCGCAAAAAGATCCGAAGAAAATTGACGACAAACAATTGGAAGATACTTTCCGTACCAACATATTCGGTTATTTTTATTTTGCAAATGAGGTATTGGAGCATTTTCACACAGGCGATTCGATTATTAACACCACCTCCGTAACCGCTTACCGTTCTTCGCCAAACCTGATCGATTATTCTTCAACTAAAGGCGCAATTACTTCTTTTACACGGTCACTGGCTACAAACCTGGCCAAAACAGGTATCCGTGTTAATGCCGTTGCACCCGGGCCGGTATGGACACCACTTATTGTATCCACGTTTGATCAGGAAAAAATAAAATCATTCGGATCTGAAACGGCGATGGAGAGGGCAGGGCAACCTTCAGAATTAGGACCAGCCTATGTTTTCCTGGCTTCTGATGATGCTTCTTTTATTACCGGACAAGTGATTCACGTAAACGGTGGGGAAGTGGTAAATGGTTAA
- a CDS encoding alpha-L-fucosidase, which produces MRKPILSVLLALSLTLPGFAQKRLGNETAAQKTKRMEWWTDARFGMFIHWGLYALPARHEWVRNAERITNENYQKYFDQFNPDLFDPKKWAKEAKAAGMKYAVLTTKHHEGFTLFDSKYTDYKATNTQAKRDLVKEFLDAFRAEGIKVGFYYSLIDWHHPDFPVDKYHPLRPQPETDEAYAALNKNRDMAKYRKYLYNQVTELLTKYGKIDILWADFSYPGKYGKGRNDWGSVELLKQIRKLQPGIIVDNRLDLNDYEDGTDFETPEQVGPKELEKYRGKVWETCQTFSGSWGYHRDENTWKTNRKLLDLLITSVANGGNLLLNVGPTARGEFDNRANTALDSLGLWMHANSKSIYHCTFAPAEFKAPEGIKLTYNKDIKKLYVHLFEYPNTGSITLEGYKDKTKYAQFLHDNSEVQIDNEKSTGNTLVLKLPKKKPDFEIPVIELTLN; this is translated from the coding sequence ATGAGAAAACCGATTTTATCAGTTTTGCTGGCCTTAAGCTTAACCTTGCCTGGCTTTGCCCAAAAACGACTGGGCAACGAAACCGCAGCTCAAAAAACTAAAAGAATGGAATGGTGGACAGATGCCCGTTTCGGGATGTTCATCCACTGGGGACTTTATGCCTTACCTGCCCGCCACGAATGGGTGAGAAATGCCGAGCGGATTACCAACGAGAATTATCAGAAATATTTCGATCAGTTTAACCCGGATTTATTTGATCCAAAAAAATGGGCGAAAGAAGCTAAAGCGGCAGGGATGAAATACGCGGTATTAACGACCAAACACCATGAAGGTTTTACTTTATTTGATAGTAAGTATACTGATTATAAAGCCACGAATACACAGGCTAAAAGAGACCTGGTAAAAGAATTTTTAGATGCTTTCCGCGCAGAAGGCATTAAAGTTGGCTTTTATTATTCGCTAATTGATTGGCACCATCCTGATTTTCCTGTCGACAAATATCACCCATTAAGACCGCAACCAGAAACTGATGAAGCTTATGCAGCGCTGAATAAAAACAGGGATATGGCCAAATACCGTAAATACCTGTATAATCAGGTTACAGAGTTGCTCACCAAATACGGAAAAATTGACATTCTTTGGGCCGATTTCTCCTATCCTGGCAAATATGGCAAAGGCCGCAACGATTGGGGATCGGTAGAGTTGCTTAAACAGATTAGAAAATTGCAACCGGGTATTATTGTAGATAACCGCTTAGACCTGAACGATTACGAAGATGGTACCGATTTTGAAACCCCTGAACAGGTTGGTCCGAAAGAACTGGAAAAATACCGTGGAAAAGTTTGGGAAACCTGCCAAACCTTCTCCGGATCATGGGGATACCACCGCGATGAAAATACCTGGAAAACAAACAGAAAATTACTGGATTTACTGATCACTTCGGTAGCCAATGGGGGCAACTTATTGCTTAATGTTGGCCCTACTGCCCGCGGTGAGTTTGATAACCGTGCCAATACTGCTTTAGATAGTTTAGGGCTTTGGATGCATGCCAATTCGAAATCGATTTACCACTGTACTTTTGCCCCTGCCGAATTTAAGGCACCTGAAGGCATTAAGCTTACTTATAATAAAGACATAAAAAAACTATATGTGCACCTGTTTGAATACCCAAATACCGGCTCCATTACTTTAGAAGGTTATAAAGACAAAACGAAATATGCCCAGTTTTTACACGATAATTCGGAGGTACAAATCGACAATGAAAAATCAACGGGTAATACGCTGGTATTAAAACTACCAAAGAAAAAGCCTGATTTTGAAATCCCTGTAATCGAATTAACGTTAAATTAA
- a CDS encoding DUF481 domain-containing protein, translating to MKFIVLPLFFFLCYFKSYAQYTDSTNYHVLLTSTGSINRTNEDRAYLLNNALNFGMKKKSFVLNSTTAWLYGKQNSDLTNNDFSTTLNFNLYKTLPHFYYWGLVNYNTSYSLKLKNQVLAGGGIAYSVLDKPNAYINLSDGVLFDQSSLIVGDSYHTYRNSLRLQYHFAIKELITIDGNHFLQNSFDRKGDHIIRSTTTLGLKLRKWISLTTALNYNKLNITRSENLNLTYGLTLDKYF from the coding sequence ATGAAGTTTATTGTACTGCCACTTTTCTTTTTTCTGTGTTATTTCAAGTCATACGCTCAATATACCGATAGTACCAATTACCATGTACTGCTTACTTCGACCGGATCGATTAACCGCACCAATGAAGACCGTGCCTATTTATTAAACAATGCGCTTAATTTTGGCATGAAAAAGAAAAGTTTTGTTTTAAATTCAACTACCGCATGGCTTTATGGCAAACAGAACAGTGATTTAACCAACAACGACTTTTCGACCACCTTAAACTTTAACCTGTACAAAACCTTACCGCATTTTTATTACTGGGGTTTAGTGAATTACAATACGAGTTATTCTTTAAAATTAAAAAACCAGGTGCTTGCAGGCGGAGGCATCGCCTATAGCGTGTTGGACAAACCCAATGCCTATATCAACCTGAGCGACGGGGTATTATTTGATCAAAGTAGCTTAATTGTAGGCGATAGTTACCACACTTATCGGAATTCGTTAAGGTTACAGTACCATTTCGCCATTAAAGAATTAATTACGATTGACGGAAATCATTTTTTGCAAAACTCTTTCGATAGAAAAGGCGATCACATCATCCGCTCTACCACCACACTTGGATTAAAACTTCGCAAATGGATAAGCCTCACCACGGCACTGAATTATAATAAATTGAACATTACAAGAAGCGAAAACCTGAACCTTACTTATGGGTTAACGCTTGATAAGTATTTTTAG
- a CDS encoding PepSY-associated TM helix domain-containing protein produces the protein MATLNKTIPAKKKNKDSLFNRINKWLHLWLGLISGVIVLIVCITGCIWVFNEEITGLLEPETKVEKQDKPVITPSQLSAIAFKLYPEKIPSYAQYQQGRAISLNLRGKKDEGRRGGGTSLKINPYTGEVISKVVHKKGEVDFFRFILNGHRFLWLPYAVGRPIVNYGTMVFVVLLITGLIWWYPKKWNKSTRDKSFKIKWGASFKRVNLDLHNVLGFYSLIFLLFIALTGMVYGIKWYSEGLYWVTSGGEKLGDFQRLESDSLALGKFYTPQKAMDLAWQKVITRHPKSQGFYYNFPDTSKAKATINITVYPNTGQFYNNIGYTFDQHTLKEFKREGVYSIPYEEAGFGGKLRKMNYDIHVGSILGFPGKVMAFLASLIGASLPITGFLIWYGRKFKKKLAKKAPILTEGGNNKGNFKPGAKIPVKKVEEVLE, from the coding sequence ATGGCAACGCTAAACAAAACTATTCCGGCAAAGAAAAAAAATAAAGATTCGTTATTTAACAGAATCAATAAATGGCTTCACCTCTGGCTTGGCCTAATTTCGGGCGTCATTGTTCTTATTGTTTGTATAACGGGCTGTATCTGGGTTTTTAACGAAGAAATTACAGGTTTATTGGAGCCTGAAACCAAAGTTGAAAAGCAGGATAAACCTGTTATCACGCCATCGCAACTGAGCGCCATTGCTTTTAAACTTTATCCCGAAAAGATTCCCTCTTATGCGCAGTATCAGCAGGGAAGAGCGATCAGTTTAAATCTGAGGGGTAAAAAAGACGAAGGCAGAAGAGGTGGCGGAACAAGTTTAAAAATAAACCCTTACACTGGCGAAGTGATCAGTAAAGTGGTACATAAAAAGGGCGAGGTAGATTTTTTCAGGTTTATTCTTAATGGTCACCGTTTTTTATGGCTGCCTTACGCCGTTGGCAGACCAATTGTAAACTATGGAACCATGGTATTTGTGGTTTTATTGATTACCGGATTGATCTGGTGGTATCCTAAAAAATGGAACAAATCAACCCGTGATAAAAGTTTTAAAATTAAATGGGGCGCCTCATTTAAAAGGGTAAACCTCGATTTACATAATGTGCTTGGATTTTATTCCTTAATCTTTTTGCTTTTTATAGCGTTAACCGGAATGGTTTATGGCATTAAATGGTACAGCGAGGGTTTATATTGGGTAACTTCTGGCGGAGAAAAACTGGGCGATTTCCAGCGTTTGGAATCTGATTCTTTAGCATTAGGTAAATTTTATACCCCACAGAAAGCAATGGACCTGGCCTGGCAGAAAGTAATTACCCGTCACCCGAAATCGCAGGGCTTTTACTATAATTTTCCTGATACCTCAAAGGCAAAAGCCACGATCAATATTACGGTTTACCCCAATACAGGTCAGTTTTACAATAATATCGGTTATACTTTCGATCAACATACCTTAAAAGAATTTAAACGCGAAGGTGTTTACTCAATACCTTATGAAGAGGCAGGGTTTGGAGGGAAATTGCGAAAAATGAATTACGATATCCATGTAGGTAGCATTTTAGGCTTTCCAGGTAAGGTGATGGCTTTTTTAGCTTCCTTAATTGGTGCAAGTTTGCCGATAACTGGTTTTTTGATCTGGTATGGCAGGAAATTCAAGAAAAAACTGGCTAAGAAAGCGCCCATTTTAACTGAAGGTGGCAATAACAAAGGTAATTTTAAGCCGGGGGCTAAAATTCCGGTAAAAAAGGTGGAAGAGGTACTGGAATAA
- a CDS encoding DUF4374 domain-containing protein — protein MKIRHILPFLSLSFIILFSGCDKELDSSEVIDVDTELTGATKFVISATPIGTSGIADYLLTANSLESGMITTQGNGIEQDGSYRYYLTHKNRFFSLLYGQGNPGAVTSYRLDGTGKLSKLTNFQSETVHLFAPVKDDVFTIKVPRSGNEFATMFRIDARKYQIFSEQQVNIVKLAGNGERAHFTWATQVGEKLFAPYMSIKGAAPDVFGTSYPDSSWVAVYSYPDLKLEKIIRDNRTSYIGAYFVNGLVEIDNGDAYAFSFAAATNAGVPTSKNPSAVIRINKGTTEFDKNYFFNVQEVSGGHHIAGQTYLGKGVFILQMYPQPNSLAGTARKFAVVDVFSKSFKWVTGIPADITRTTTINNYAPKDGKTGYIGITTASEGSYVYVFDAEIAAAKKGLKVEGGTITAINALQY, from the coding sequence ATGAAAATCAGACATATACTACCTTTTTTAAGCTTATCATTCATCATTCTATTTTCTGGCTGCGATAAAGAGCTGGATTCATCAGAAGTGATAGATGTAGACACCGAACTTACCGGTGCAACCAAATTTGTAATTTCTGCTACACCAATAGGTACATCGGGTATTGCCGATTACCTTTTAACGGCAAACTCGTTAGAGTCGGGTATGATTACAACACAAGGTAATGGAATAGAACAAGATGGATCGTACCGTTATTACCTCACCCACAAAAACCGTTTTTTTAGTTTGTTGTATGGACAGGGAAACCCGGGCGCTGTAACCTCATACCGTTTAGATGGAACAGGAAAACTTAGCAAGTTGACCAACTTCCAAAGTGAAACCGTGCATCTGTTTGCACCTGTAAAAGATGATGTATTTACCATCAAAGTTCCCCGTTCGGGAAATGAATTTGCGACTATGTTCAGGATCGATGCCCGCAAATACCAGATTTTTAGTGAACAGCAGGTAAATATTGTAAAGCTTGCTGGGAATGGAGAAAGGGCTCACTTTACCTGGGCAACGCAGGTTGGAGAGAAACTTTTTGCGCCTTATATGAGTATTAAAGGGGCTGCGCCGGATGTATTTGGTACTTCATATCCAGATAGCTCCTGGGTAGCAGTTTATAGTTATCCTGATTTGAAACTGGAAAAAATTATCCGCGATAACCGCACGAGTTATATCGGCGCTTATTTTGTTAACGGACTGGTCGAAATTGATAATGGAGATGCTTATGCTTTCTCATTTGCAGCGGCAACCAACGCAGGTGTTCCGACTTCTAAAAATCCATCGGCCGTTATCCGCATCAACAAAGGGACTACTGAATTTGATAAAAACTATTTCTTTAATGTACAAGAGGTTTCTGGCGGCCATCATATCGCGGGGCAGACTTATTTAGGTAAGGGCGTATTTATCCTTCAAATGTATCCACAGCCCAATTCATTAGCAGGAACGGCAAGAAAATTTGCTGTGGTTGATGTTTTCAGCAAAAGCTTTAAATGGGTAACCGGCATTCCTGCTGATATTACCAGAACAACCACCATTAATAATTATGCACCAAAAGATGGCAAAACGGGATACATAGGGATCACTACTGCCAGTGAAGGAAGTTATGTGTATGTATTCGATGCAGAAATTGCAGCTGCTAAAAAAGGCTTAAAGGTTGAAGGTGGTACCATCACTGCAATCAACGCCCTTCAATATTAA